The nucleotide sequence TATGGAGCACAGGATGTTAAGTTGCCTTTTTCCTTCACTGCTGTAGACAAAAGTTCAGACAAGATCTTTCCCCTAACCATCTCACGTGGACCACTTGATTAAAGAGACTTCACAGAGAGAAACTAAAATCAGCAATTAAGCAGAGATCCCAAAAGTTCACATTACAGTACGTAAGTCCTATTAAAACAAAACATCTAAAAAGGCAGAGAAAAACATCTACAACCAATCACCATCATCAATATCTACATAGAAAAAGTTGGTTTTTGATTACAGATATTAAAATTAATGTCATAATTATGACCATTATTAATTATTGTCACCATTATAATCCTCATCTGTTTTTGTTCGAGGTTAGAACAGGGTGGGGGCTAAGGTGGAAGAGGAGGGCAGTCATTGGGAGGAAGCCTTGGTGGCTATTGTGGAAACACAGTGTTGCTGGAAGTTGGGGGACATCGCTGAGTTACAGCCCAGTCTCTGGCGGGGGCCCTTCAAGTTCCCATCCGCCTCCACAATCCAGGGGCTGCTGCTGGCCTCCTTCCCCAGCATGCTGCAGCAGCCTGGGGAGCcaggggttggggttaggctgggggCTGTGGATACCAGGCCTTTGGGCTGCCCGCTGGCTGGGGGGCTGTCAGCGGAGTTAGCTTGGAGCACACTGGTGATGTGGGTCAGGAGATCATTGAAGAACTCTGGGACACCCTCGTAACCTGGAGACAGACGAGGACGAGCCATGAGACAGATGGTAACAGTCCAGGTAAATGAGTGAAAATGTTTATTTATTGTATTGAGTGCCTAGCTTGTCGTTGAGGCACGGAGGGTGAATGTTTGTGAGGGATTAGCTCACTACCATTCTCCTCACACTCCAACCGTCAGAGGTGGCAACAGCATGCAACCCAAGAACAGTGTTACCATAGTGACAACAGCCCTAGTCAAGAGAAAGGCATGCTAGACTCGCCTCAGAACGTGCTCAATTCTCATTTAACACTGCTGATAACTCGGCTCCGTCTCCAAGCAAGATCATGTCAATCAGACCATTAGATTATATTGATCCCTAAAAGCAATCTCTCAAAGATTTGAAATTACTAACTGGTAGAGATTGTAAAACTGTCGTATGCCTACACAGGTGGACAGGTAGTATAAATGGCCATCCATCTTAGACTAAAGATAAACACACAAACCCATATCGACTCCTATCCCCTACGACAGAGGAACAAACCCCTCACCAGGGAATGAATTGATGTCGATGACGGCGTGTTGGCCTGTAAGGTTGTTGATGATGACGTCAATGCCAAACAAGGACACGCCCAACTCCTGTCGCAAGGACCTGGACAACTCTCTGATGACATCATCACTGGGTGGCTGGGAGACCCCCTCCACGTTGTCCCTCTGTGGTAGGAAGAAAACGAAGTCTGAGTATACTGTACTAAGGGCATTCAATAACACACTGAGGTTTGGCttaacacatagaaatacattgcattcggaaagtattcagaccccagcACTTTTTTCACATTGTTACACTACAGTCTTATTCCAAAATGGATCAATTTATTTTTTTGCcctcaatgtacacacaataccccataatgccaagcGAAAACTGATTTTTATAGATTTATAAAAAAcagaaacatcacatttacataagtattcagatccttagCTACGAGACTCGAAACTGAGCTAAGatgcatcccgtttccattgttcatccttgagaggtttctacaacttgaagttcacctgtagtaaattcaattgattggacatgatttggaaaggcacacctgtctatataaggtcccacagttgacagtgcatgtcagagcaaaagcaaaaaccaagctatgaggttgaATGAAGAGCTttcagacaggattgtgtcgaggcacagattttgggaagggtactaaaaaaaATGTCGGCAGCATTGAAGGtcgccaagaacacagtggcctccattctaaaatagaagtttggaaccaccaagactcttcctagagctggccgccgtgagcaatcgggggagaagggctttgggtagggaggtggccaagaacccgatggtcactgacagtgctccagagttcctttgtggagatggttgtccttctggaaggttctcccatctctgcagcactacaccaatcaggcctgtatggtacagtggccagatGGAATCCACTCCTAAAAAGGCACATGatctagcaaccgaaaggttgctatgatcgaatccccgagctgacaaggtaaaaatgttgtTCTtaccactgaacaaggcagtaaacccactgttcctaggccgtcatcgtaaataagaatttgttatcaactgacttgcctagttaaataaagaataataagaataaaaaataaaaaatgtcagcccgcttggggtttgccaaaaggcacctaaaggactctctgaccatgagaaacaagattatcatgtctgatgaaaccaagattgaattctttggcctgaatgccaagcctagaggaaacctggcaccatcaatAAGGTTAAGCATTGTGGTGcggcatcatgctttggggatgtttttcagtggcagggactggaaaactagtcaggatcgagggaaagacgaacggagcaaagtacagagagatccttgatgaaaacctgctctagagtgctcaggacctcagactgaggtggaggttcacattccaacaggacaagtctcagaatatccttgagtggtccagccagagcccggaccttaacctggagacctgaaaatagctgtacagcgacggttcccatccaacctgacagagcttgagcggatctgcaaagaagaaatgggagaaactccaaatacaggcttgtaccaagcttgtagcgtcatactcaagaagactcaaggctgtaattgctgacaaaggtgcttcaacaaagtacttagtaaaggggCGGAataatttttttatatacatttccaaaaatgtctaaaaacctgtttttgtttgtcattatggggtagtgtgtgtagattgtaaaaaaaaaaaatcaacaatttaacccattttagaataaggctgtaaagtaacaatatgtggaaaaagtcaaggggtctgaatactttccgaatgccttGTAGGTGATATGATAAATGCATGTTAGTGTATTGAACTTACAGATGTCAGGTCTGAAGAGGACTCTGGCTTTGATACGTTGTGGCTGTTAAAGAAAATTGCTTTTCTGTCTGTAATGGAGAAAACACACTTTAGTCAGTTtcatgggtggcaggtagcctagtggttagagcgttgggccagtaaccgaaaggttgctggatcgaatcacagagttgacaaggtaaaaatttgtcgttctgcccctgaacaaggcagttaacccactgttccccaggcgccgaagatgtcgattatggcagccccccgcacctctctgattcagaggggttgggttaaatgcggaagacacatttcagttgaatgcattcagttgacATTACATTTCTCATCTTCACCGTCAAATCAACTATTTGTTATGGATGTGCAATTCTCATCTCTGGCACCAGGAGGCACAAGAGGAGCCATAAACATGGAATAATGAGGTGTACAAGTATGACATTCAAGTTTTATTAGTCTATGTACGAGATACGCATCATCTAACGAAATGCTTACTTGTAGGTTCCTTCAACAATTCAACAACAGTAAGAAATAATTCAAGCTAAGAATATAAACATATAAACGGCAGTGAAATAGAATAATACATTTTAGCatcagtataatacaggaaggcacaatttatagtccaatatttacacgtaTTGGGGAAGGGGGAAAATGAGGTGCAAGTGTATAAATTGAGCAATATATAAAAGTGTCTTttagcagcagttgtgatgtgtacagcaggaatgtgtgtgtgtgtgtgtgtgtgtgtgagtgctaaGGTACAAAGAATCAGAGCaggtccagttcaagtgttcagcagatTGATTGCTTGCAGACAGAAACTGTccctgagcctgttggtatcagaccatCGTTTCAAgtcctggatgggtgggagcatggtcccagtgatgtactgggctgtcttcaccacctgctggagcTGGTGGTGATGGTGCAGCGATAGTATTTGGAGAGGACACGGGGCGgcatgccaaatttcttcagtcgCTTTAGGAAGTAGAGACGCTGTTGCACCCTCTTGACAAGAGTGATGGTGTTGTTGGTAAATGTCATGTCCTCAGTGATGTGGACGCCGAGGAACCTAACTCGCGCTACTGCAGTCCTGTTGATTGAATCGGGGCGTGTTCCCTCCGTTACATtctgaagtcaacaatcaactcctttgatTTGCTGAAGTTGTTGTCATGACGccacaatgccagttcacttacctcctcACTATAGGCTGACTCGTTGTTGTTGGTTATTAGGCCTACAACTGTGGTGTCGTTAGCAAACCTGATGGAGTTGGTGTCATGCaaagccatgcagtcatgagtgaacagggagtacagcagaggacTGAGGACACACCCCAGGGGGCCCTTGTgttaagagtcagtgtggaggaggtgttgcCAATCCTCACAGCTTGTGCTctgctcgtcaggaagtccagagtccagttgcagagggtggtgtccagacccagagcttggagggaacaatagtgttgaatgctctactgtagtcaatgaacagtattctcacataggtgttcctgttGTCCAGATGTGTTACGGCTGTGTGAATAGCGATGGAAATGGCATCttccgtggatctgttggagcgctAGGTAAATTGGATGGGTCCAGTGTGCTTGGCATGCTGGCcttgatgtgggccatgaccagcctctcGCCTCACTTCATGATCACCGAGGTGAGCGTGACAGGGCAGTAGTTATATGGACTTGTCACCTTGTTCTTCTGGGGCACTGGGACGATGGTGGTCTCCTTAAAGTAAGTGGGGACTACAGCctgggacaggttgaaaatggcagaaGACGCCCACCAGCTGGTCAACACACACTATTACATTCAAATTCAAGTGCATTAATGGAAAAACACTGTTCAATAAAACATTGGCAGGGATGTAAGCATAAGTTAAATTCTAGGCGTGAGTATATTTGCTGCCGTTGGCCTTGCGTACACATGTCCTTAGAATCCCAAGCAATTACATTTTTATGAGTGTTAAAGTAGCCATCTTTATTCTCTCCAACAAACATGCAAGAACCATGCTTTCCTCAACTTCTTGCCGGTTGACATttggcagaactgagcgattatTTTcttaggccagctgcaaagtctaATTGGCTATATTGtcaaaattcatgaaaacaaaaattatatttttggtcttaattttaggttagggttagcagtgtggttaagggtggtattaaggttaggtttaaaatcagatttatGACTGTGGCTGTGCCAGCGAGTGACCACTtcgcagagctgcctccagaacaagattcatgatgaAAACCTCTAACCTGCCAACTTCTTTCATGTTGGTTGATAGACGAGGACATATGTATCTACGTGCTACTCAATTATCTTAACCATCTCTAATTATTAGAAAAACACTGAAGCCACAGCATAACCGAACACAAACTTAATAAACTCAATGTCTTACAAAAATCTAACCCCAGTTTAAGTTCAATCATCTTACACAGGCACCAAAACTAGTCATGTGGCTGAGGGACAAATCGATTCACATTATCTAATCTTTTGTCTGACTCAGCACAGGGACGTCCTTCAAGCAAAAAGAGAGATTGATTTCCAGCCCTACCCAATGTAAAGGGAGTAAATCGATTGTTCTACTTTTACAACTTCACTACCAGTCACCCATTTGTAATCATTAACACTAAGAGAGGGCATTAAAAGAATGAGAGATGAGGAAGGATTGAAATAAAGAGGGAATAGGATGACTTTGTATTGGTGAATTCAGCCATTGTCCAAAACGAGCCCAGGGCATTGTCCTATTAGGGTGTACTAATACTGGAAGTGCTAGCTACACACAACATTCCCAGGAACGCTGAAGGGAACACTACTAAGCACATATCACCTCTGCTGTGGGCGGGGGCGGTGGGATGGGACATTATCTTCTCTTGACAGCAGGCCCTCTTTCACAACACTGAGGtgcttaaaggggcaatctgcagtagCTACATCCAGCGTTGGACTAATAAATtaatgtacccattgattcttaaagAATATAACGTACCCCATTAGAACTCAAAATAAGATTATTTACAAACATTGGCgtaaaacaaagtaaatgtaaacaaacactgtatagcctcaaaacatggttaaaacgtTAATTTTTATATCATGTTTATAGCtcggtctatgaatttgagagtggttaaaTTTTTCCAGactcatccctcagctttttaatGAAACAGTGGGGGGGTGGACACTTATGGTTTCAGCTGCCGATTGCTGCTTTAAATATTCAACCaacccctttctccctctcccattcctccCTTCCCTACCTCCGTTTGTCTGTCTATAATCTACTTTGTCTGCTCTATACGGAGTGCTGATTTATGTTTATTAAACTCCACAATACCATGGACAAGGCTGGACAGTACTCACTACCTGTGTATACAGTAGTAGAGGTGTGttgcagtggtgtgtgtgtggcaggttgGGGCACTTTATAGTATGTTTCATTGTGCTGGATGACACAGGAATGACCCTGGACTCTTTGCATAAGGCAAAGCAGACGATTCCACTGAAGCCCAGACTGGTTTGCATGAGGGCTTTTACTGTAGTGCATGCAAATGGAGCCGATTCTTCTTCTGTCAGGGCAAAATTCAGATTACCTGAGCCTAACCAATGTGCTTATTGCCAAATTATGTTTCCTATCCAAAATGACTGTGTATTGTAATTCTCAATCGGACTGTTCACCTTGCTTTGTCAAAAAAAATAGTAAAAGAAGGGAGCCTAGTCTCAAAGATGTTAAAAAGCCTGAGGTATTTTACTGGGTGTGTCAGGAAGACAGGAGTGCTGTGGGCCTCCCTCAGCATGGCATGCTGCGCGCCCATAAACAGACAGGGCATGACATTAACTTCTTTAGCCATTTGTCTTTCAGACAAGGTGGACTGAGATTTTTACTTGTCCGAAAGCTCAAGTCACCGGTCCCTCTCCCAGAAATAGTCttagggcaggtagcgttctcctggcatccgccaaacccggATTTGTCcaccggactgccagatggtgaagcgtgattcattaccttagagaatgtgtttccactgtaccagagtccaatggtggtgagctttataccactccaggcgacgcttggcattgcgcatggttatcttatgcttgtgtgtggctgctcgaccatggaaacctatttcatgaagctctcgacaaacagttattgtgctgatgttgtttccagaggcagATTGGAATGCAGTAGTGAGTGCTGGTCAAAATAGGAGACGATGTTTACGTActatgtgcttcagcacttggcgatCCCATTCTGTGCGTTTGTGTGGCCtgccacttcgcagctgagccttTGTCGCTTCTAgactttccacttcacaataacagcacttccagttgactggggcagctctagcagggcagagatttgacgaactgacttgttggaaaggtggcgcgcacacacacacacacacacacacaatgtatttTAGGACATCAAACATGACAATGACATTAATGCAAGCTAATAACTAAATAGTTAACTAGCGAGATAGCCAAACTACACAATGTTTTGAATTGACTGTTATCTGCGCAAATCGCTCTCCCCCCATCTGGCAACGGCCCACTGGCACACACACGCAGGTGATGCACACACCATGACCTTTCCAGGGCTTCCATTGCTAAAATGTGCTATAACGGAGCAAATAACTCACTAGCAATGAATATCAACAAATGTGCAAACGCGGCTCGCATTGATCTCAAAAACACATTTCGCAACTGCATGATTGAAAGACCGCTTGTGCCTGTCAATGCAGGCCTACAATAATTAGACTCTGGTGCAATCTGCAGCGATTAGGAGAACAGTGACCAAAACATTGCATCCAGAGGACATTGATCCAATTCAGAACGAGTAAGCTAATTTGATAGTGTGACTTTGTGAAATTTTTTACTTGTCCATTTGGACAATTTAAATCTACAATCTGCTTATACAACAAATTTTTTTTTACTGCCAAGGGCAAGCCGACAGGCTTTAAAGTCGAGCCCTGCAGGGTCTCCTCCTCACCTGCTGGTCCAGCGGGGAAGTTCTTCAGGGAGGGTCTCTCCACCAGCGTGTAGGACTCCCCCACAACAAACACCTTGTAGAGCACCGCGTTGTGGTTGATGAAGCTCTGGATCACACATGGAGGCTTCACGCCCTTCAGGTCCTCCTCACTGAAAATGATGGCCAtctggggagggagaagaggtcatCAATACATTTAGAATTTTATTTCAACCAATAACCTGCTCGCATACCATGCAATCCATCCAACCAGTTTACGGCCTTGACTTGTTCAATGAGAgaaagatggcgccgacagatagGGAAGccgtgcttctagctcctaagcaaatAACCTCTCACACACAGGAAAATAATTTCTCATTctacgtcaacaaaacaaaaggagctgatcgtggacttcaggaaacggcAGAGGGAGCTCCCcccactatccacatcgacaggactgcATTGGAGAAtatggaaagcttcaagttcctctgcatacacatcactgacaaactgaaatggtccacccacacagacagtgtggtgaaggcacAACAGCAACTcgtcaacctcaggagactgaggaaatttggcttggcacctcaaacttttacagatgcacaattgagagcatcccgtcgggctgtatcaccgcccggTAGAGCAACTGCATCGGCCGCAACCACAGGGCt is from Oncorhynchus masou masou isolate Uvic2021 chromosome 32, UVic_Omas_1.1, whole genome shotgun sequence and encodes:
- the LOC135525823 gene encoding inositol-tetrakisphosphate 1-kinase-like, translating into MQTFLKGKRVGYWLSEKKMKKLNFQAFADLCRKRGIEVVQLDLSQPLEEQGPLDVIIHKLTDLILEADQNDTQSVLLVQRVQDYIDAHPETIVLDPLPAIRTLLDRCKSYQLIHRIEDCMQDKRICSPPFMVLNTECGPDTLEQIEKHGLTFPFICKTRVAHGTNSHEMAIIFSEEDLKGVKPPCVIQSFINHNAVLYKVFVVGESYTLVERPSLKNFPAGPADRKAIFFNSHNVSKPESSSDLTSRDNVEGVSQPPSDDVIRELSRSLRQELGVSLFGIDVIINNLTGQHAVIDINSFPGYEGVPEFFNDLLTHITSVLQANSADSPPASGQPKGLVSTAPSLTPTPGSPGCCSMLGKEASSSPWIVEADGNLKGPRQRLGCNSAMSPNFQQHCVSTIATKASSQ